Below is a genomic region from Pyramidobacter piscolens W5455.
ACAAACACGCCGCCGCGAACGTCGCGCAGAGAAACAGGCTCAATGGAAAGCAGCAAATCCCCTGTTGGTTGGGGTAAGCGCAAAACCAGTTAACCGCCCTATTCTCTCGCTGAATCGCAAACCGAAATCACGAGTAGAAAGCGCACTAAATCCGATAGACCTTACAGTGCTGGCTGAATACCACAAACAGATTGAAAGCAACCTGCAACGTATTGAGCGCAAGAATCAGCGCACATGGTACAGCAAGCCTGGCGAACGCGGCATAACATGCAGTGGACGCCAGAAAATTAAGGGAAAATCGATTCCTCTTATCTAGTTACTTAGATATTGGCCTTGGCTTTATCTCAATATTATATGGATCATAGCTGGCAACTAATTCAGTCCAGTAAATATCCTCAATAGGGAATAATATATGCTTCCCATTCCATCGGGAAAAAGTTTTGTTCAAC
It encodes:
- a CDS encoding antitermination protein N, which gives rise to MDAQTRRRERRAEKQAQWKAANPLLVGVSAKPVNRPILSLNRKPKSRVESALNPIDLTVLAEYHKQIESNLQRIERKNQRTWYSKPGERGITCSGRQKIKGKSIPLI